The Aequorivita sublithincola DSM 14238 genome window below encodes:
- a CDS encoding RrF2 family transcriptional regulator, with amino-acid sequence MFSKACEYGIRSVLFIAEQSQLDKRPNVVQIAKAVDSPEPFTAKICQQLARAGVILSKKGPNGGFYLEKDSKLKLIDIVTSIDGDTIFTGCGLGLPECSAAHPCPVHDQFKAVRDGLKNMCENTLVLDLSERLRRGETFLKL; translated from the coding sequence ATGTTCTCAAAAGCGTGCGAATACGGAATACGATCAGTTCTATTCATTGCAGAACAATCCCAGTTAGATAAGCGACCAAATGTTGTGCAAATAGCCAAAGCTGTTGATTCTCCAGAGCCGTTTACTGCTAAAATTTGTCAACAACTTGCACGTGCGGGCGTTATTCTTTCCAAAAAAGGACCCAATGGCGGTTTCTATCTTGAAAAAGATTCAAAGCTTAAGCTAATTGATATCGTTACCTCTATTGATGGTGATACTATTTTTACGGGCTGTGGTTTAGGTCTGCCTGAATGTTCTGCAGCCCATCCCTGTCCAGTTCATGACCAATTTAAAGCAGTTAGAGACGGTTTAAAAAATATGTGTGAAAACACTTTGGTACTTGATCTTTCTGAAAGACTTCGCAGAGGAGAAACATTCTTGAAACTTTAA
- a CDS encoding RrF2 family transcriptional regulator, which yields MFSKACQYGIKASVFIASQSALGNRVSLKEIASSIDSPEAFTAKILHQLAKQNILTSLKGPTGGFEIPEGRAEILKLSNIVSAIDGDSIYVGCALGFDRCDALQPCPMHNKFVAIRNNLRVMLETTSLFELANGLDVGMSFLKR from the coding sequence ATGTTTTCAAAAGCCTGCCAATATGGAATAAAAGCTTCGGTGTTTATAGCATCGCAGTCTGCGTTGGGTAATCGCGTTAGTTTGAAAGAGATTGCTTCAAGCATTGATTCTCCTGAAGCATTTACCGCAAAAATTCTTCATCAATTAGCAAAGCAAAACATCTTAACATCTTTAAAAGGACCAACAGGTGGCTTTGAAATTCCTGAAGGTAGGGCAGAAATACTTAAACTTAGCAATATTGTGTCAGCCATTGATGGTGATTCAATTTATGTGGGTTGTGCACTTGGATTTGACAGATGTGATGCTCTTCAACCTTGCCCAATGCACAATAAATTTGTTGCTATCAGAAATAATCTTAGAGTAATGTTGGAAACCACAAGTCTCTTTGAATTAGCAAATGGTTTGGACGTTGGAATGTCATTTTTGAAGCGTTAA
- a CDS encoding cbb3-type cytochrome c oxidase subunit I yields MNWLILLILGLIPQFAISQNKGSISTENWLSSPGIIGTFVLIAIVMVVAVIILLVKLNAYIDTLKRKQHDKNKMAFDDEIIAMDGGEIDSILEKRKAALTYKLSGDELGGENEAVDEKGLIHHIDNKPNNAFFDEKKKTTLSIETPEALKKIVIYYIGAAACWLIVGTFIGQYLGMKFVWPEMDHQAWLSFGRLRPVHTNMVFWGWSSMAMIGLGYFVVARTSNTVIHSYKLAWTGWWLINSTIILGSLSLMSGINNGGGEYREYIWPIMLLFAIALIITFFNFYKTVARRKISEIYISNWFILASLIWTIVLSIIGYLPFYQDGLGETVIQGYYMHQGVGMWFMTFTLGLVYYYLPSSLNKPIYSYSLGVLAFWTQMLFYTMIGTHHFVFSPLPWWLQTVAIVFSVGMIIPVVAGTTNFLMTMRGSWSHISKSYVLPFFLVGTIFYFVGSMQGTVQAFRFTNFVWHFTDFNVAHSHMTMYGIVAFFLWACIYAILPKITGKEPPQVLVGAHFWMAFLGLFAYMVSLMAGGTYKGLSWIEGNAFIESVILMRPYWVWRAIGGSLMFLSHLVFVYNFYYMVKNYRKVETEVKSKEIEEITV; encoded by the coding sequence ATGAATTGGTTAATACTATTGATTCTAGGATTGATTCCACAATTTGCAATTTCGCAAAACAAGGGAAGTATTTCAACAGAAAACTGGTTGTCGAGCCCGGGAATTATTGGCACTTTCGTTTTGATTGCCATTGTTATGGTAGTTGCAGTTATAATTCTATTGGTAAAATTAAATGCCTACATAGACACGCTGAAAAGAAAGCAGCACGATAAAAATAAAATGGCTTTTGATGATGAAATTATTGCCATGGATGGAGGAGAAATCGATTCCATCCTCGAAAAAAGGAAGGCAGCACTCACTTATAAACTATCCGGTGATGAGTTAGGAGGAGAAAATGAAGCAGTAGATGAAAAAGGATTGATTCATCATATAGACAATAAGCCAAATAATGCTTTTTTTGATGAAAAAAAGAAGACTACACTTAGCATCGAAACTCCCGAAGCATTAAAGAAAATTGTAATCTATTACATTGGTGCTGCGGCTTGTTGGTTGATTGTAGGAACCTTTATTGGCCAATATCTAGGGATGAAATTTGTATGGCCAGAAATGGATCATCAAGCATGGCTTTCTTTCGGAAGGTTGCGACCTGTTCATACCAATATGGTTTTTTGGGGATGGTCATCTATGGCAATGATTGGTTTGGGCTATTTCGTTGTTGCAAGAACATCTAATACTGTAATACACAGTTATAAACTTGCTTGGACTGGCTGGTGGCTTATAAATTCAACCATAATATTGGGGAGTTTAAGCCTTATGTCGGGTATTAATAATGGAGGTGGTGAGTATCGCGAATATATTTGGCCCATTATGCTTCTCTTCGCTATTGCTTTGATAATTACGTTTTTCAATTTCTATAAAACGGTTGCAAGACGTAAAATTTCAGAAATATATATCTCAAACTGGTTTATACTTGCTTCCTTAATTTGGACTATCGTTTTGTCTATTATTGGTTATTTACCGTTTTATCAAGACGGTTTAGGCGAAACCGTAATCCAAGGATATTATATGCACCAAGGAGTAGGAATGTGGTTCATGACCTTTACACTCGGTTTGGTTTATTATTATTTACCATCTTCTCTAAACAAACCAATCTATTCATATTCCTTAGGAGTACTGGCGTTTTGGACACAAATGCTGTTTTACACAATGATTGGAACGCATCACTTCGTGTTTAGTCCGTTACCTTGGTGGTTACAAACTGTAGCGATTGTTTTCAGTGTAGGAATGATAATTCCAGTGGTTGCGGGAACCACAAATTTCTTAATGACTATGAGAGGCAGTTGGAGCCATATTTCAAAAAGTTATGTCTTGCCTTTCTTCTTAGTAGGAACTATTTTTTACTTCGTAGGCTCTATGCAGGGAACGGTTCAAGCCTTTCGATTTACGAACTTCGTTTGGCACTTTACAGATTTTAACGTGGCGCATAGCCATATGACGATGTATGGAATTGTCGCTTTCTTTTTATGGGCGTGTATTTATGCAATTCTACCAAAAATAACAGGAAAAGAACCACCACAAGTTTTGGTTGGAGCGCATTTCTGGATGGCTTTTCTTGGGCTTTTCGCCTATATGGTTTCCCTAATGGCTGGAGGAACTTACAAAGGACTTAGCTGGATAGAAGGCAATGCTTTTATAGAATCGGTTATTCTTATGAGACCCTATTGGGTATGGCGTGCCATTGGCGGTTCGTTAATGTTCCTTTCGCATTTGGTTTTCGTCTATAATTTTTATTATATGGTGAAAAATTATAGAAAGGTGGAAACCGAAGTTAAGTCAAAAGAAATAGAGGAAATAACTGTTTAA